From a region of the Helianthus annuus cultivar XRQ/B chromosome 5, HanXRQr2.0-SUNRISE, whole genome shotgun sequence genome:
- the LOC110940509 gene encoding heterogeneous nuclear ribonucleoprotein 1, with protein sequence MDGPLVNGDDAQLQFDNTNQIHVEYDDIVDDSGGGSGLRHSVNDSSRDASAGKLFVGGIAWETSEESFRNYFSNYGELTDSVIMMDKITGRPRGFGFVTFANASDADKVLEQDHVIDGRPVEVKRTVPQENTQGGSRGVSRTKKIFVGGIPLTLMEDELKEYFSNYGDILEHQIMLDHVTGRSRGFGFVTFDSEDAVDKIFADGQLHELGGKQVEIKRAEPKRGGGGGDFSYDNRSRTSYGGGFGRGSSGYGSDYGGKVDRGYGGYGGGYDGYGGGYGGGFYGGYGYGFGYGGPMYGGGYGYGGYGGGRGYGSGGVGDGYGGKGFGRGGGYEYGYGYDASKGYDNGNGNGSGGGGRYHPYRK encoded by the exons ATGGACGGGCCACTCGTTAATGGCGACGATGCGCAGCTACAGTTTGATAATACGAATCAAATTCATGTAGAATATGACGATATTGTAGATGATAGTGGTGGAGGCAGTGGATTAAGGCATTCAGTCAATGACAGTAGTCGTGATGCTTCAGCAGG AAAACTTTTTGTTGGAGGCATTGCTTGGGAGACATCTGAAG AATCTTTCAGGAATTACTTCAGCAACTACGGAGAATTAACAGATTCTGTTATAATGATGGATAAGATTACTGGCCGGCCACGTGGATTTGGATTTGTAACATTTGCTAACGCATCTGATGCCGATAAAGTCTTGGAGCAAGATCATGTCATAGATGGAAGACCA GTCGAAGTAAAGAGGACAGTTCCTCAAGAGAATACGCAGGGGGGCAGTAGAGGTGTATCAAGAACAAAGAAAATCTTTGTTGGTGGTATACCGTTGACTTTAATGGAAG ATGAACTAAAGGAGTATTTCTCTAATTATGGTGATATACTTGAGCATCAAATTATGCTAGATCATGTCACAGGTCGGTCCCGAGGTTTTGGCTTTGTGACATTTGATAGCGAAGATGCTGTGGATAAGATCTTTGCTGATGGTCAACTACATGAACTTGGAGGCAAACAA GTGGAGATAAAGAGGGCTGAACCAAAAAGAGGTGGTGGGGGTGGTGATTTCTCATACGACAACAGGTCACGTACGTCATATGGTGGTGGTTTCGGTAGGGGTTCTTCAGGGTATGGCAGTGATTATGGTGGAAAGGTGGATAGAGGGTATGGTGGTTATGGGGGTGGTTATGACGGTTATGGGGGAGGCTATGGAGGTGGTTTCTATGGTGGATACGGTTATGGGTTTGGGTATGGTGGGCCCATGTATGGTGGTGGGTATGGGTATGGTGGGTATGGGGGAGGTAGGGGTTATGGAAGTGGTGGTGTTGGTGATGGTTATGGTGGTAAAGGATTTGGTAGGGGTGGTGGGTATGAATATGGTTATGGATATGATGCTAGTAAAGGGTATGATAATGGCAATGGcaatggcagtggtggtggtggaaggtATCATCCATATAGGAAGTGA